In [Clostridium] cellulosi, one genomic interval encodes:
- a CDS encoding hypothetical protein (High confidence in function and specificity), whose translation MKSDFPRILTLLRKEKGISQKQAASDLGISQALLSHYEKGIRECGLNFVVNAAEYYGVSCDYLLGRSPDRTGAVLSVDDIPEPDAAGKENVFHGSLLPTLNKKLIANSLNILFDMLQEVGSRELTTEVSDYLMAAVYKMFRELYSAHPKNPEGLFAAGTPVFRALASASMEISEMKVHCIAHGIDTEGITPLESVEALETSPEKLSNKYPLFASSLSNLIKSVETRMGVRRK comes from the coding sequence ATGAAGAGCGATTTTCCGCGTATTTTAACACTATTGAGAAAAGAAAAAGGTATAAGCCAAAAACAGGCTGCAAGTGATCTTGGAATCTCGCAGGCATTATTGTCGCATTATGAAAAAGGCATAAGGGAATGTGGCCTTAACTTTGTAGTTAACGCGGCGGAATATTACGGTGTTTCATGCGATTATCTGCTCGGGCGCTCACCGGACCGCACAGGAGCTGTTTTATCTGTCGATGATATTCCCGAACCGGACGCGGCGGGAAAGGAAAATGTTTTTCACGGCAGTCTTTTGCCGACTTTGAATAAAAAACTAATTGCAAATTCCCTTAATATACTATTTGATATGCTGCAAGAGGTAGGCAGCCGCGAGCTCACGACCGAGGTTTCGGATTACCTGATGGCTGCCGTTTATAAAATGTTCCGGGAGCTTTATTCCGCACATCCAAAGAACCCTGAAGGTCTGTTTGCCGCGGGAACGCCCGTTTTCAGGGCTTTGGCTTCAGCGTCAATGGAAATCTCCGAAATGAAGGTTCACTGCATCGCCCACGGCATTGATACGGAAGGAATTACCCCGCTCGAATCCGTCGAAGCTCTTGAGACAAGTCCGGAAAAGCTCTCAAACAAATATCCACTTTTTGCTTCTTCGCTGTCGAATCTGATAAAATCCGTCGAGACACGCATGGGTGTCAGGCGAAAATAA
- a CDS encoding phosphoglycerate mutase (High confidence in function and specificity) codes for MKAYHVYLIRHGMTQGNKEGRYIGRIDLPVSKEGEEQILELKRKYKYPHAEVFFSSPKKRCLTTLKLLYPEAEPQIVDDLRECDFGDYEGKTIDELKDDPEYQKWASGSIQAAPNGENSKDFQLRCCAAFEKIVDQLMRAGKTTAVIMAHGGTIMSILGTYAFPRKPMYEWVIENAMGYEVVITPQLWLSAKAIEVAKTIPFKEEEDDFN; via the coding sequence ATGAAAGCATACCATGTTTATCTTATACGCCATGGAATGACACAGGGCAATAAAGAGGGAAGATATATAGGCAGGATTGACCTTCCAGTTTCAAAAGAGGGAGAAGAGCAGATTCTTGAATTAAAGCGCAAATATAAATATCCCCATGCTGAGGTGTTCTTTTCAAGCCCAAAAAAGCGGTGCCTGACTACGCTTAAATTGCTCTATCCTGAGGCGGAACCGCAGATTGTCGATGACCTGAGGGAATGTGACTTTGGGGACTATGAAGGCAAAACCATTGACGAGCTAAAGGATGATCCGGAATATCAGAAATGGGCCTCCGGCAGTATTCAGGCGGCCCCAAACGGTGAGAACTCTAAGGATTTTCAGCTTCGCTGCTGTGCTGCTTTTGAAAAAATAGTGGACCAGCTTATGAGAGCGGGAAAAACTACGGCGGTCATAATGGCGCACGGCGGAACAATCATGTCGATACTTGGCACCTATGCCTTTCCGCGCAAGCCTATGTATGAGTGGGTGATAGAAAATGCCATGGGTTATGAGGTTGTTATTACCCCGCAGCTATGGCTGAGCGCTAAGGCTATTGAGGTTGCCAAAACAATACCGTTTAAAGAGGAGGAAGATGATTTCAATTAA
- a CDS encoding ATP:corrinoid adenosyltransferase BtuR/CobO/CobP (High confidence in function and specificity): protein MTRGLIHVYTGDGKGKTTAAVGLCVRAAGSGLRVLFAQFLKGRKTGEIAPLEKIGVDILRSEVVKKFIPDMTEEERAECRTAQKGIFEKARKSIPDYDLVVLDEVFGAIATGMVDKEEVIRLIREKPEGTELVMTGRDAPKEIIELADYVSEIGQIKHPYEKGINARKGIEY from the coding sequence ATGACACGCGGGCTTATCCATGTTTATACGGGCGACGGCAAGGGAAAAACTACTGCCGCCGTTGGTCTTTGCGTCCGGGCAGCCGGCTCCGGCCTTCGCGTTTTGTTTGCACAGTTTCTGAAAGGCCGTAAAACCGGAGAGATTGCGCCTCTTGAAAAGATAGGTGTCGATATATTGCGCAGTGAGGTCGTCAAAAAGTTTATTCCGGATATGACTGAGGAGGAACGGGCAGAATGCCGCACTGCACAGAAAGGCATCTTTGAAAAGGCGAGAAAAAGCATTCCTGATTATGACCTGGTGGTGCTCGACGAGGTTTTCGGCGCCATAGCGACCGGTATGGTTGATAAAGAAGAGGTTATAAGGTTGATTCGGGAAAAGCCTGAGGGCACGGAACTTGTAATGACAGGCCGCGACGCGCCGAAAGAGATAATCGAGCTTGCCGATTATGTTTCGGAGATAGGGCAGATAAAGCACCCCTATGAAAAGGGTATCAACGCCAGAAAGGGCATTGAATATTGA
- the malK gene encoding Trehalose/maltose import ATP-binding protein MalK (High confidence in function and specificity), with protein MPDIELRNVVKKFERFNTAVSNLNLHISDNDFVTLLGPSGCGKTTILRMIAGLEHPTSGEILIDGETVYSSSEGIDVPPEKRKLGFIFQNYALWPQMTVYKNIAFGLENLKWKNSKIKERVHELLKMMQLEGYENRYPSELSGGQQQRVAIARTLATNPKILLMDEPLSNLDVKLRMEMRFELKNLHAKTNTTIIYVTHDQLEAMTMSTKIALLKDGVLQQYGSPMEIYCEPANLFIADFVGSPSNNLIPFRGENVNLDEIALSRDEMCFIYTPISGGVVVSKGKNLILGIRPENIIISGSGPLEGKVYSTLPSGMDTIVCIVVGSIKLNCVLFGRIDYRIGETIYFGFKDDIIPLFDADTGKRIALGKIQVI; from the coding sequence GTGCCGGATATCGAACTTCGCAATGTCGTAAAAAAGTTTGAAAGGTTTAATACCGCAGTTAGCAATCTAAATCTACATATTAGCGATAACGACTTTGTTACACTGCTTGGCCCGTCGGGCTGCGGAAAAACAACAATTTTGCGGATGATTGCAGGGCTGGAGCATCCCACAAGCGGTGAAATTCTGATTGACGGAGAGACAGTCTACTCTTCCTCTGAAGGAATCGATGTCCCGCCGGAAAAGCGTAAACTTGGATTTATCTTTCAAAATTATGCACTGTGGCCACAGATGACAGTCTATAAAAACATTGCTTTCGGCCTGGAAAATTTGAAATGGAAGAATAGTAAAATAAAAGAAAGGGTTCATGAGCTGCTGAAAATGATGCAGTTAGAGGGATATGAAAACCGCTATCCGTCTGAACTTTCCGGCGGACAGCAGCAGCGGGTAGCTATTGCAAGAACCCTTGCGACAAACCCGAAGATCCTTTTAATGGACGAGCCTCTTTCCAATTTAGATGTAAAACTAAGAATGGAAATGCGTTTTGAACTGAAAAATCTGCATGCAAAAACCAACACAACCATCATATATGTGACGCATGACCAGTTAGAGGCCATGACCATGTCCACAAAAATTGCTTTATTGAAAGATGGCGTTCTGCAGCAATATGGTTCCCCTATGGAAATCTACTGCGAGCCGGCAAATCTTTTTATTGCGGATTTTGTTGGAAGCCCTTCAAATAACTTAATACCGTTCCGCGGAGAGAATGTGAATCTGGACGAAATCGCCCTTTCAAGGGATGAGATGTGCTTTATCTACACACCAATCAGCGGAGGTGTGGTCGTTTCAAAAGGAAAGAATCTTATATTGGGAATCCGGCCTGAGAATATTATAATTTCGGGAAGCGGCCCTCTGGAGGGGAAAGTTTACTCCACATTGCCTTCCGGCATGGATACAATTGTCTGCATAGTTGTTGGTTCAATAAAATTAAACTGTGTTTTGTTCGGACGTATCGACTACCGTATTGGAGAAACCATTTATTTCGGATTTAAAGATGATATTATTCCGCTGTTTGATGCAGATACGGGCAAAAGAATCGCCCTCGGAAAAATTCAAGTGATATGA
- a CDS encoding hypothetical protein (Family membership), protein MKRFTVSAFIASCILILLIVLSQRAKSLYLDEMRQQTSHMMQFMNEYLIRLKREENIELGKIAKQLSSMSGYRICIFSPDGDLLADSDTTGKKEPKLYFPVTSIKIKDQFISSSIYHQDDQYEINEFYPVQISENEYLILCATFPLDSYNWFILIQKVLIVIVLVIPIIAIVVYVFWKISIQEKESAEPQIDWDLKSQIDQIKLYSNERISLLSTVLTNIESGIIFFSPDCSILLMNPMAQQLTGAKSSLFFPERNNPETALPKVLLDIRSMVKESIATKKPIKKDLQTEDGKILSIRTTVVYSKYIPFTFYGIQALITDVTEKRRMERIRDEFVSNVSHELRTPLTLICGFTETLQNWDDLDEEDRRHALEIIEIESNRLKHMISQLLDLSHIESRIDIGRLAPIDPIEAIQSIGSSLEALAEKHNITFRMDLTNEKIRIMGDKNSIIQIVTNLSENAIKYTPAGGMVQLFAKVAESNFVIQVQDNGIGIAETEIPHIFERFYRVEKSRNKKSGGSGLGLAITKGLVEELGGIIDVESQLHVGSTFTVKFPLLQTGSPQKNKSVRTEH, encoded by the coding sequence ATGAAGCGTTTTACTGTTTCCGCCTTCATTGCAAGTTGCATTTTAATCTTGCTGATTGTTCTGTCTCAGAGGGCAAAATCGCTCTATTTAGATGAAATGAGGCAGCAGACAAGCCACATGATGCAATTCATGAATGAATACTTGATACGGTTAAAACGCGAGGAAAATATTGAATTGGGTAAAATAGCCAAGCAGCTGTCTTCCATGTCCGGATATCGTATCTGTATCTTTTCCCCTGATGGTGATTTGTTGGCAGATTCCGATACAACCGGCAAAAAGGAACCAAAGCTGTATTTCCCGGTCACGAGTATTAAAATAAAGGACCAGTTTATCTCAAGTTCCATTTACCACCAAGATGACCAATATGAGATAAACGAGTTTTATCCAGTACAGATTAGTGAAAATGAGTACCTAATCCTTTGTGCCACCTTTCCGCTTGATAGCTACAACTGGTTTATTCTGATTCAAAAAGTGCTGATCGTCATAGTCCTTGTTATTCCAATTATAGCTATCGTGGTTTATGTATTTTGGAAGATATCAATTCAGGAGAAGGAAAGTGCGGAACCGCAGATTGATTGGGACCTTAAAAGTCAGATCGATCAGATAAAGCTATACTCCAATGAGCGCATCAGTCTTCTAAGCACAGTCCTTACCAATATTGAAAGCGGTATTATCTTTTTCAGCCCTGACTGCTCTATCCTGTTAATGAATCCCATGGCACAGCAACTGACTGGAGCAAAAAGCAGTCTGTTTTTCCCCGAACGCAATAATCCTGAAACAGCGCTTCCTAAAGTCCTTCTCGATATACGCTCCATGGTTAAAGAAAGTATAGCCACCAAAAAGCCAATAAAAAAAGACCTCCAGACGGAGGACGGAAAAATTTTATCCATTCGAACCACTGTCGTCTACAGCAAATACATACCTTTTACTTTTTACGGAATTCAGGCTCTTATCACCGACGTAACGGAAAAGCGCAGGATGGAAAGGATCCGCGACGAATTTGTCTCCAACGTATCCCATGAACTTCGCACTCCACTGACGCTGATCTGCGGTTTTACGGAAACGCTTCAGAATTGGGACGATCTGGATGAAGAAGACCGCCGGCATGCACTTGAAATCATCGAAATTGAGTCCAACCGCCTAAAGCATATGATCTCACAACTGCTGGATCTTTCGCATATTGAAAGCCGCATAGACATTGGGCGGCTCGCCCCTATTGACCCCATTGAGGCTATCCAATCTATCGGTTCCTCACTGGAGGCACTTGCCGAAAAGCATAACATCACGTTTCGTATGGATCTTACAAATGAAAAAATCCGGATTATGGGAGACAAGAACTCCATAATCCAGATTGTCACAAACCTCTCTGAAAATGCTATAAAATATACCCCCGCTGGCGGGATGGTCCAGCTTTTTGCTAAAGTAGCCGAAAGCAATTTTGTTATTCAAGTTCAGGATAACGGCATTGGTATTGCGGAAACGGAAATTCCACATATTTTTGAGCGTTTTTACCGCGTCGAAAAATCGAGAAACAAAAAAAGCGGAGGCTCTGGGCTTGGGCTTGCCATTACAAAAGGGCTTGTGGAAGAACTTGGCGGGATCATCGATGTCGAGAGCCAGCTGCATGTAGGCAGTACCTTTACTGTAAAGTTCCCGCTTCTGCAGACCGGCTCCCCGCAGAAAAATAAATCCGTTAGAACGGAGCATTGA
- a CDS encoding hypothetical protein (High confidence in function and specificity): MAKKILIVDDEEHIVELLRMNLKKQGYETICAYSGVEAVELAQKTKPDLILLDIMMPDMDGLETCRKLREDTMLKKVPIIILSAKSEETDKVIGLGVGADDYMTKPFGIREMLARISALLRRTEPDIPQNNVIRVGNLIIDPSAHSVSVDGKKVNLTLTEYQILKYMAENMGHVITRENLVSALSDTISIEIGSINVHMLKLRRKIGEQYFETVRGLGYKLVNPEES; encoded by the coding sequence ATGGCAAAAAAGATACTAATTGTCGACGACGAAGAACATATTGTCGAACTTCTTCGTATGAACTTAAAAAAACAGGGATATGAAACTATATGCGCTTATTCAGGCGTAGAAGCGGTAGAGTTGGCTCAAAAAACGAAGCCAGACCTTATCCTGCTCGATATCATGATGCCGGATATGGATGGGCTGGAAACATGCCGTAAACTGCGTGAAGACACCATGTTGAAAAAAGTTCCAATCATTATTCTTTCGGCAAAAAGTGAAGAGACTGATAAAGTAATCGGACTCGGCGTCGGCGCGGACGATTATATGACAAAGCCCTTCGGCATCCGCGAAATGTTGGCGAGGATTAGCGCACTTCTCAGAAGAACTGAACCAGATATCCCACAAAATAACGTAATACGCGTGGGTAACCTCATTATCGACCCGTCAGCCCACTCGGTAAGTGTTGATGGGAAAAAGGTTAACTTGACACTTACTGAATATCAGATTCTGAAATATATGGCAGAAAACATGGGTCATGTAATCACGCGCGAGAATTTGGTTTCAGCTTTGAGCGATACAATCTCCATTGAAATTGGGTCCATAAATGTTCACATGCTAAAGCTCAGAAGAAAAATTGGTGAACAATATTTCGAGACTGTTCGCGGCCTTGGCTATAAACTTGTGAATCCGGAAGAATCGTAA
- a CDS encoding hypothetical protein (High confidence in function and specificity) — MKKFLASAMAILMVSTLFAGCANKNKAANDKAGSQNSVESIIAQAEKMSNDELFKKAIEESKGKTMYGIGNSSRGATAGTNFINKLKSIDPSYDGKIEWSQPKDNSIFTLLTSDIQSAQHTYSMTLIQDGNQIQSKMLNTGFLKNFIPKDWASANGVDQKADGNPFALQYINKVFVFNNLGGAKYNNCWDFVYKDVHPLFMGVNSEPVGKNFLYMLTESKYCDVMKAAFDALSSDKQAYFQPIIDSVAGDVSKLGLTSPNAKYSLAWIKLWCQQYNKQTDDGPICTQLVTKSAANQCALLVYSKFRSVEESANSSNKNVTVAAYQEGYQGIGGFAYKHYLQVVKTAPLPWTACAFIAYMTTEKDGYAAWGKDMGSYCSNPNLIPDHSKDGYVNGVNTYPVKNDKGLSWWLSSDGGRLVVEDPVYCSKMSTKMSDWIDSLVGNKG; from the coding sequence ATGAAAAAGTTCTTAGCTTCGGCAATGGCTATTCTAATGGTAAGTACCTTATTTGCCGGATGTGCTAACAAAAACAAGGCTGCTAACGACAAAGCCGGGTCACAGAATTCTGTCGAAAGTATTATTGCACAGGCAGAGAAAATGTCCAACGACGAACTGTTCAAAAAGGCAATTGAAGAGTCAAAGGGCAAGACAATGTACGGCATTGGAAATTCCAGCCGTGGTGCTACTGCAGGAACTAACTTCATAAACAAGCTTAAGTCCATTGACCCTTCTTATGACGGTAAGATTGAGTGGTCACAGCCGAAAGACAACTCCATTTTTACACTTCTGACTTCAGATATCCAAAGTGCACAGCATACATATTCCATGACGCTCATACAAGATGGCAACCAGATTCAGTCAAAAATGCTGAATACCGGTTTTCTCAAGAACTTTATTCCGAAAGATTGGGCCAGTGCGAATGGCGTTGATCAAAAGGCCGATGGAAATCCGTTCGCCCTGCAATATATAAACAAAGTATTTGTTTTCAATAATCTTGGCGGCGCGAAGTACAACAACTGCTGGGATTTCGTCTATAAAGATGTCCATCCACTGTTCATGGGTGTTAACTCTGAACCAGTCGGTAAGAACTTCCTCTATATGCTGACAGAAAGCAAATACTGCGATGTTATGAAGGCTGCTTTTGACGCTCTTTCAAGCGATAAACAAGCATATTTCCAGCCGATAATTGATTCTGTTGCCGGCGATGTTTCCAAACTTGGTTTGACCTCACCGAATGCTAAGTACTCCCTTGCATGGATTAAACTGTGGTGCCAGCAATACAATAAGCAGACAGATGATGGACCGATTTGCACACAGCTTGTTACAAAATCTGCTGCAAACCAGTGCGCACTGCTTGTTTATTCTAAGTTCCGTTCCGTTGAGGAATCAGCTAATTCATCCAATAAGAACGTCACAGTTGCCGCATACCAGGAAGGCTATCAGGGCATCGGCGGTTTTGCTTACAAGCATTACCTGCAGGTTGTAAAAACTGCTCCGCTTCCGTGGACAGCTTGCGCGTTTATTGCTTACATGACCACTGAAAAAGACGGTTACGCTGCGTGGGGCAAAGACATGGGCAGCTATTGCTCCAACCCGAATCTCATTCCGGACCATTCCAAAGACGGTTATGTCAATGGTGTTAATACTTATCCTGTAAAAAATGATAAAGGTTTAAGCTGGTGGCTTTCTTCCGACGGCGGCCGTCTTGTAGTTGAGGATCCTGTTTATTGCTCTAAGATGTCGACTAAGATGAGCGACTGGATTGATTCTCTTGTTGGTAATAAAGGTTGA
- a CDS encoding binding-protein-dependent transport systems inner membrane component (High confidence in function and specificity): MEQTMTQKPSKLKIGLNRIFTYLSKPHNLVLLILGIVLSISTIAPIISIVLDTFSVHLGSVDSTNTGLISGYTLYNWIDLFTGSLNKLNLLMPLVNSLLLAFFTCLGAVVYGGIFAYLVTRTNLKFKKYLSSIFIFPYIMPQWTLAVVWKNLFNSTAVTGGANGLLVSLTGIAMPLWWCKGLFPCATVLAIHYAPFAYILIGGIFRNMDANLEEAAVILNTPKYKIFFRVTLPMVMPAILSTILLVFSSAMGSFPVPYYLTYSTLATKYVEMSVDRAGEASILAIIMMVLGVTILMMNIAATSGRKSYTTVTGKSGQISKVNLGKIGKYAFAIIFIILTFMTSIYPIISFAMETFLPNPGDYSFLKGNWNNLTLKWWTTSENVSEKGMFGQYGILYNSTIWNAYFGILFVGACCALLAGTIGMLVGYSCSKNRHSKWANYVNSMAFLPYLLPALSVGVAFYVFGSNMGIYNTYWLLIIAGTVKYIPFASRSALNSMLQLSNEIEESAVIQGIPWYKRMFKIIIPIQKASIISGYMLPFMSALRELTLFMMLCSQTKILTTLLAYFDEMGLYAFSSGINLILIVTIIICNTLVNKLTGASIDKGIGGS; this comes from the coding sequence ATGGAGCAAACAATGACTCAAAAGCCAAGTAAACTTAAAATAGGCTTAAACAGAATATTTACATATCTGTCTAAACCACATAACCTTGTGCTGCTGATACTTGGCATCGTTCTTTCCATTTCAACAATTGCACCGATTATATCGATTGTTTTAGATACTTTTTCGGTGCATCTCGGTTCGGTGGATTCCACAAACACCGGACTTATATCCGGTTACACGCTTTATAACTGGATTGACCTGTTTACTGGAAGCTTAAATAAGCTAAACCTGCTAATGCCGCTTGTAAACTCACTATTACTTGCGTTTTTCACTTGCCTCGGTGCAGTCGTATACGGTGGCATTTTTGCTTATCTTGTAACTCGGACTAATCTTAAATTCAAGAAATACCTCAGTTCTATTTTTATTTTCCCTTATATTATGCCGCAATGGACTCTTGCGGTTGTATGGAAAAACCTTTTTAACAGCACAGCCGTAACAGGCGGTGCTAACGGTTTGTTGGTTTCCCTTACGGGCATTGCAATGCCCCTTTGGTGGTGCAAAGGCCTGTTCCCATGTGCGACAGTTTTGGCCATCCATTATGCGCCTTTCGCTTATATCCTTATCGGCGGAATCTTCCGCAATATGGATGCAAATTTGGAAGAGGCTGCGGTAATTCTAAATACGCCTAAGTACAAAATCTTTTTCCGCGTAACCCTTCCGATGGTCATGCCTGCAATTCTGTCCACGATTTTGTTGGTCTTTAGTAGTGCTATGGGCAGCTTCCCGGTTCCTTACTATTTGACTTATAGCACACTTGCTACAAAGTATGTTGAAATGAGTGTTGACCGTGCCGGCGAAGCAAGCATCCTTGCTATCATCATGATGGTGTTAGGAGTCACCATTCTAATGATGAACATTGCTGCTACCAGTGGCCGCAAAAGCTATACTACTGTTACTGGAAAATCTGGCCAGATCAGCAAGGTTAATCTCGGAAAAATTGGCAAATATGCATTTGCCATTATCTTTATAATATTAACCTTTATGACAAGCATTTATCCCATTATCTCTTTTGCAATGGAAACATTTCTGCCAAACCCAGGCGACTACAGTTTCCTTAAAGGCAACTGGAACAACCTGACGCTGAAATGGTGGACAACAAGTGAAAATGTTTCTGAAAAAGGCATGTTCGGACAGTATGGTATCCTTTATAATTCCACCATTTGGAATGCCTACTTTGGCATTTTGTTTGTTGGCGCGTGCTGTGCATTGTTAGCCGGTACTATTGGCATGTTGGTTGGTTACAGTTGTAGCAAAAACCGCCACAGTAAATGGGCTAACTATGTTAACAGTATGGCATTCCTACCATACTTGCTTCCGGCACTTTCCGTCGGTGTTGCTTTCTATGTCTTTGGTTCCAACATGGGAATTTATAATACCTACTGGTTGCTGATTATTGCTGGTACTGTAAAATACATACCATTCGCAAGCAGAAGCGCGCTGAACTCCATGTTGCAATTAAGCAATGAGATTGAAGAATCAGCAGTGATTCAAGGCATTCCTTGGTACAAGCGTATGTTTAAAATTATCATTCCGATTCAGAAAGCGTCCATTATAAGTGGCTATATGTTGCCTTTCATGTCAGCTCTTAGGGAATTGACTCTGTTCATGATGTTGTGCTCGCAGACTAAGATCCTGACCACACTGCTTGCTTACTTCGATGAAATGGGCCTATATGCCTTCTCAAGCGGTATTAATCTCATTCTAATTGTAACAATCATCATCTGCAATACATTAGTTAATAAGCTTACGGGCGCTAGCATTGATAAGGGAATTGGAGGAAGTTAA
- a CDS encoding ABC transporter (High confidence in function and specificity), whose protein sequence is MPEIVLKNITKRFDTFYAVDNLNLVIEDNAFVTLLGPSGCGKTTTLRMIAGLETPTSGQIIIDGVTVFDSERGINIPANKRKVGFLFQNYALWPNMTVYQNIAFGLSNITEKMPTIDFEARRTDALIRILEKPQEVKEILEECKDKDGKFDKDKAAIRLIDKYEISMRTAKILLGYRMEDADDYVAIAKVEREKLKEKLEAIRSKYQAKGRDLNENFEVVEDGFVEESVRKLTDEEIDLRVREVSRIVKIGMLMDRYPSELSGGQQQRVAIARTLAPRPKVLFMDEPLSNLDAKLRIEMRSELQRLHIDTGSTFIYVTHDQLEAMTLATKICLMNNGVLQQYDAPLNIYQRPTNLFVADFVGNPSINFIEGKGNQMEDGSIALTIFDGVKVRFVPNESLKLDEWRRKAEAEEKKRLEIEANHKPEKSNKDTIFKYHIAKINEFEDIGIDTTVTDNDFVIGIRPEFLELDNGENGEGVIDGKIYSAMPTGMETIVKVNIGNYLLTGVMFGGILYQIGQDVKLHTSGNDILLFDRKTGRLISQGSLEIVKA, encoded by the coding sequence ATGCCGGAGATAGTACTCAAGAATATAACGAAGCGGTTTGATACATTCTATGCAGTTGACAATCTGAACCTTGTGATTGAGGATAATGCCTTTGTTACACTGCTAGGCCCTTCCGGCTGTGGTAAAACGACTACGCTGCGTATGATCGCAGGCCTTGAGACACCAACCAGCGGCCAGATTATAATAGACGGCGTTACAGTATTTGACAGTGAGCGGGGCATTAATATCCCTGCCAATAAGCGCAAGGTAGGGTTCCTTTTCCAGAACTATGCACTGTGGCCAAATATGACCGTATACCAGAATATCGCCTTTGGCCTTTCAAACATTACGGAAAAAATGCCAACGATTGATTTTGAGGCAAGGCGGACTGATGCTCTGATTCGTATCCTTGAAAAGCCACAGGAAGTAAAAGAGATACTTGAAGAGTGCAAGGATAAGGACGGAAAATTCGACAAAGACAAGGCTGCTATCCGTCTTATTGATAAATATGAGATTTCAATGCGCACGGCTAAAATTCTGTTGGGCTACAGAATGGAAGATGCAGACGACTACGTGGCCATAGCAAAGGTAGAACGGGAAAAGCTGAAGGAGAAACTCGAAGCGATCCGCAGCAAGTATCAGGCAAAAGGCCGTGATTTGAACGAAAACTTTGAAGTCGTGGAAGATGGTTTTGTCGAGGAATCGGTGCGGAAACTGACCGATGAAGAGATCGATTTGCGTGTTCGCGAGGTTTCCCGCATTGTTAAGATAGGTATGCTAATGGATCGTTACCCGAGCGAGCTTTCCGGCGGCCAGCAGCAGCGTGTTGCAATTGCACGTACACTGGCACCGAGACCGAAAGTTCTGTTCATGGACGAGCCTCTTTCCAATCTGGACGCAAAGCTTCGTATCGAAATGCGTTCGGAACTTCAGCGCCTGCACATTGATACTGGAAGCACATTCATTTATGTAACCCATGACCAGTTGGAAGCCATGACGCTTGCCACAAAAATCTGCCTGATGAACAACGGCGTTCTGCAGCAATATGATGCGCCTTTGAATATTTACCAAAGACCCACCAACCTCTTTGTAGCAGATTTTGTCGGAAATCCATCCATCAATTTCATTGAGGGTAAAGGCAACCAGATGGAAGACGGCTCAATTGCGCTCACTATTTTTGATGGTGTAAAAGTCAGGTTTGTCCCAAATGAGAGCCTGAAACTTGACGAATGGCGCAGAAAAGCTGAAGCGGAAGAGAAAAAGCGTCTGGAAATTGAAGCCAATCACAAGCCAGAAAAGAGCAATAAGGATACCATCTTTAAGTATCATATTGCAAAAATCAATGAATTTGAGGATATCGGCATAGATACAACGGTTACCGACAATGACTTCGTCATCGGAATCCGGCCTGAATTCCTCGAACTCGACAATGGAGAAAATGGTGAAGGTGTAATTGACGGCAAAATCTATAGTGCCATGCCCACTGGTATGGAAACTATAGTTAAGGTCAACATCGGCAATTATCTGCTTACTGGTGTTATGTTTGGCGGCATCCTTTACCAGATTGGACAGGATGTAAAATTACATACCAGCGGAAACGATATTCTGCTTTTCGATAGGAAAACAGGGAGACTGATTTCACAGGGTTCACTTGAAATAGTGAAGGCATAA